One stretch of Pseudomonas sp. NC02 DNA includes these proteins:
- a CDS encoding acetyl-CoA C-acyltransferase, which translates to MTDPIVIVSAVRTPMGGFQGDLKGLTAPQLGAAAIRAAVERAGIASDAVDEVLFGCVLPAGLGQAPARQAALGAGLDKSTRCTTLNKMCGSGMEATILAHDALLAGSVEVVIAGGMESMSNAPYLLDRARSGYRMGHGRVLDHMFLDGLEDAYDKGRLMGTFAEDCAEHNGFSREAQDAFAIASLTRAQQAITDGNFIAEIVPVQVTVGKEQKTIIHDEQPPKAKLDKIATLKPAFREGGTVTAANSSSISDGAAALLLMRQSEAHKRGLKPLAVIHGHAAFADEPGLFPVAPVGAIRKLMSKTGWNLDEVDLFEINEAFAVVSLVTMSKLEIPHSKVNIHGGACALGHPIGASGARILVTLLSALRQKGLKRGVAAICIGGGEATAMAVECLY; encoded by the coding sequence ATGACTGATCCAATCGTTATTGTCAGCGCGGTACGCACCCCGATGGGCGGGTTCCAGGGCGATCTCAAAGGCCTCACCGCTCCGCAACTGGGCGCTGCGGCGATTCGTGCAGCGGTCGAACGCGCCGGTATCGCTTCCGATGCCGTGGATGAAGTGCTGTTCGGCTGCGTGCTGCCCGCCGGCCTCGGCCAGGCGCCGGCACGCCAGGCGGCGCTGGGTGCTGGCCTGGACAAGTCCACGCGCTGCACCACCCTCAACAAGATGTGCGGCTCGGGCATGGAAGCCACGATCCTGGCCCATGACGCGTTGCTGGCAGGCAGCGTGGAGGTGGTCATCGCCGGTGGCATGGAAAGCATGTCCAACGCGCCGTACCTGCTGGACCGCGCCCGCAGCGGCTACCGCATGGGCCACGGCCGGGTGCTCGACCACATGTTCCTCGACGGCCTTGAAGACGCCTACGACAAGGGCCGCCTGATGGGCACCTTTGCCGAGGACTGCGCCGAGCACAACGGCTTTTCCCGCGAGGCCCAGGACGCGTTCGCGATTGCGTCCCTGACCCGTGCGCAACAGGCGATCACCGACGGCAACTTCATCGCCGAAATCGTCCCGGTGCAGGTCACCGTGGGCAAGGAACAGAAAACCATCATCCACGACGAACAGCCGCCGAAAGCCAAGCTGGACAAGATCGCCACCCTGAAGCCGGCCTTCCGTGAAGGCGGTACGGTGACGGCAGCCAACTCCAGTTCGATTTCCGACGGTGCGGCGGCGCTGCTGCTGATGCGCCAGTCCGAAGCGCACAAGCGCGGGCTCAAGCCTCTGGCGGTGATCCATGGCCACGCGGCGTTTGCCGATGAGCCTGGCCTGTTCCCGGTAGCGCCGGTGGGGGCGATCCGCAAGCTGATGAGCAAGACCGGCTGGAACCTCGACGAAGTCGACCTGTTTGAAATCAACGAAGCCTTTGCCGTGGTCAGCCTGGTGACCATGAGCAAGCTGGAGATTCCCCACAGCAAGGTCAACATCCACGGCGGTGCCTGTGCCCTGGGCCATCCGATTGGCGCGTCCGGCGCGCGGATCCTGGTGACCCTGCTTTCGGCCCTGCGCCAGAAAGGCCTCAAGCGCGGCGTTGCAGCGATCTGCATCGGCGGCGGTGAAGCCACGGCCATGGCCGTTGAATGCCTGTACTAA
- a CDS encoding response regulator has protein sequence MSEDAQDVVLIVEDDESIMFVLGEYLAGLGYRVLKAIDGEQAFEILATKPHLDLMVTDYRLPGGISGVQIAEPAIKLRPELKVIFISGYPQEILDCNSPITRNAPILAKPFDLDTLQEHIQRLLA, from the coding sequence ATGAGTGAAGATGCACAAGATGTTGTACTGATCGTCGAAGATGACGAATCGATTATGTTTGTGTTGGGCGAGTACCTGGCGGGCCTGGGGTATCGGGTGTTGAAGGCGATTGACGGTGAGCAGGCGTTTGAAATCCTGGCCACCAAGCCGCACCTGGACCTGATGGTGACCGACTACCGCCTGCCTGGCGGCATTTCCGGGGTGCAGATCGCCGAGCCTGCGATCAAGCTGCGACCGGAATTGAAAGTGATCTTCATCAGCGGTTACCCGCAGGAGATTCTCGACTGCAACAGCCCGATCACGCGCAATGCGCCGATCCTGGCCAAACCGTTTGACCTGGATACGTTGCAGGAACATATCCAGCGGCTGTTGGCTTAA
- a CDS encoding bestrophin family protein: MIVRPKPNLLGILFSLKGSIAKRIALRSLLVTLLASVIVLVETLHPAYFSKVNATPFTLLGLSLSIFMSFRNNACYDRWWEGRKQLGQMIIEIRSLIRETQVLNPAERKHVLRSLCGFAHGLIARLRLEDESQAIKPWANPEPGHPNLPDSILQDLGARCSNLAEQGHISDWRYTQLETRLYGLSQVQASCERIKHTPLPFPYTLLLHRTIYLFCILLPFAMAEPLGWLTPLFTAIVSYTFFGLDEIGDDLEDPFGFDENDLPCNAIVRTLEREILAALGETTLPPALEPIEFVLT, encoded by the coding sequence ATGATCGTCCGTCCCAAACCCAACCTGCTCGGCATCCTGTTCTCCCTCAAGGGCTCGATCGCCAAACGCATTGCGCTGCGCAGCCTGCTGGTCACCCTCCTGGCCTCAGTCATCGTGTTGGTAGAAACCCTGCACCCGGCCTACTTTTCCAAGGTCAACGCCACACCCTTCACACTGCTGGGGCTGTCACTGTCCATCTTCATGAGCTTTCGCAACAACGCCTGCTACGACCGCTGGTGGGAAGGCCGCAAACAACTGGGCCAGATGATCATCGAGATCCGCTCACTGATCCGCGAAACCCAGGTCCTCAACCCTGCCGAGCGCAAACACGTCCTGCGCAGCCTGTGCGGCTTCGCCCACGGCCTGATCGCCCGCCTGCGCCTGGAAGACGAAAGCCAGGCGATCAAACCGTGGGCCAACCCAGAACCCGGCCACCCGAACCTGCCCGACAGCATCCTGCAAGACCTCGGCGCCCGCTGCTCGAACCTCGCCGAACAGGGCCACATCAGCGACTGGCGCTACACCCAACTGGAAACCCGGCTGTACGGCCTGAGCCAGGTCCAGGCCTCCTGCGAGCGGATCAAACACACCCCGCTGCCCTTCCCCTACACCTTGCTGCTGCACCGCACCATCTACCTGTTCTGTATCCTGCTGCCCTTCGCCATGGCCGAGCCGCTGGGCTGGCTGACCCCACTGTTCACTGCCATCGTCAGCTACACCTTCTTCGGCCTGGACGAAATCGGCGACGACCTCGAAGACCCGTTCGGCTTCGACGAAAACGACCTGCCCTGCAACGCCATCGTGCGCACCCTGGAGCGCGAGATTCTCGCCGCCCTCGGCGAAACCACGCTGCCGCCGGCCCTTGAGCCGATTGAGTTCGTGCTGACGTGA
- a CDS encoding lipopolysaccharide assembly protein LapB yields the protein MSKSRRYSIVGLCALLFIVLITWYFTRTTPVVVPPAIAHGYAKALKQAHNGEPGAARVLYQQLGRPDLSDVRRAALHAELPNYPSPQALKLADKDLANDAPMVREAAIHSIVGLVPSGQRTLLLGPLLDDPEQSVRFAAANALLGLSPDTLGLYFGPLQQVLDEYVKLLKGQPESPEGWIQLARLYIHSALLPDAQNALEQAMRLQPDNLQAVVAQIELLDKQGKVDESRQLLAKQLQAHPDSAYLQHALGMWLLHHGERAFALLSLSRAVELEPNNQDYRYDLATTLHAQQELEAAQRQLEEIIQRNPANRKARVLLVNYWKETGQLQNVQVLLAQLEQQNPDDPALQQGL from the coding sequence ATGTCAAAGTCACGCCGTTACTCCATCGTCGGCCTGTGCGCCCTGTTGTTTATTGTGCTGATCACCTGGTATTTCACCCGCACCACGCCGGTGGTGGTACCCCCGGCCATCGCCCATGGTTACGCCAAGGCCTTGAAACAGGCGCACAACGGTGAACCCGGCGCTGCCCGGGTGCTGTATCAACAGTTGGGCCGCCCGGACCTCTCCGATGTGCGCCGCGCCGCCCTGCATGCCGAACTGCCCAACTACCCCAGCCCCCAGGCCCTCAAGCTGGCGGACAAGGACCTGGCCAACGACGCGCCAATGGTGCGCGAGGCGGCGATTCACAGCATTGTCGGCCTGGTGCCCAGCGGCCAGCGCACGCTGTTGCTCGGGCCACTGCTGGATGACCCCGAGCAAAGCGTCAGGTTTGCCGCGGCCAATGCCTTGCTCGGGCTGTCCCCGGATACCCTGGGCCTGTACTTCGGCCCGTTGCAGCAAGTGCTCGACGAATACGTAAAGCTGCTCAAGGGCCAACCCGAAAGCCCCGAAGGCTGGATCCAGCTGGCACGCCTGTACATTCACAGCGCGCTGCTGCCCGACGCACAAAACGCCCTGGAGCAGGCGATGCGCCTGCAACCGGACAACCTGCAAGCCGTGGTCGCGCAAATTGAACTGCTGGACAAGCAGGGCAAGGTCGACGAGTCCCGCCAACTCCTGGCCAAACAGTTGCAGGCCCACCCCGATTCGGCCTACCTGCAACATGCCCTGGGCATGTGGCTGCTGCACCATGGCGAGCGCGCCTTTGCCCTGCTCAGCCTGTCCCGAGCGGTGGAGCTCGAACCGAACAACCAGGATTACCGCTACGACCTGGCCACCACCCTGCACGCCCAGCAGGAACTGGAGGCCGCCCAGCGCCAGCTGGAAGAAATCATCCAGCGCAACCCGGCCAATCGCAAAGCCAGGGTGCTGCTGGTCAATTACTGGAAGGAAACCGGCCAGTTGCAGAATGTGCAGGTGCTGCTGGCACAGCTTGAACAGCAGAATCCGGACGACCCGGCGCTGCAACAGGGTCTGTAA
- a CDS encoding ATPase domain-containing protein, with protein sequence MSTSKELFTAKAATGIEGLDDILAGGLSRSHLFLLEGEPGTGKTTVALHFLQAGAKNGERSLYITLSETERELRQGAKSHGWDLDEHIHIFELTPPESLLNAEHQQSLLYSSDLELGEATRQIFEVVERVKPTRVVIDSLSEIRLLAQSSLRYRRQILAIKHYFVRYDATVLLLDDLTTESLDKTVHSVAHGVIRLEELTPNYGAERRRVRIVKYRGQKYRGGFHDFTIMEDGVHVFPRLVAAEHRGGYNRQTLTSGIREMDALLGGGIETGSSTLILGPAGTGKSLISMIFAAAAVSRGEKAALFIFDEELGLLFERMKNMGIDLEALQATGNLLIEQVDAAELSPGEFSHRVRRCVDERGIKTVVIDSVNGYQAAMPEENALILHMHELLLYLNRRGAATFMTVAQHGLVGDMQAPVDITYLADTVILLRYFEALGKVRRAISIIKKRTGSHESTIREYRIGSRGMTIGEPLDAFQGVLRGVPTYMGTDNPLLKDESS encoded by the coding sequence TTGTCTACATCCAAAGAGCTGTTCACAGCAAAGGCGGCCACCGGTATTGAAGGTCTGGACGACATTCTTGCCGGAGGGCTTTCCCGTAGCCATTTGTTCCTGCTGGAAGGTGAACCCGGCACCGGTAAAACCACCGTGGCCCTGCATTTCCTCCAGGCCGGCGCAAAAAACGGCGAACGATCGCTGTACATCACCCTGTCGGAAACCGAGCGCGAGTTGCGCCAGGGTGCCAAGTCCCATGGTTGGGACCTGGACGAACACATTCACATCTTTGAACTGACTCCCCCCGAAAGCCTGCTCAATGCCGAGCACCAGCAAAGCCTCCTGTATTCCTCGGACCTTGAGCTGGGCGAAGCCACCCGGCAGATCTTCGAAGTGGTGGAACGGGTCAAGCCTACCCGCGTCGTGATCGACAGCCTTTCGGAAATCCGCCTGCTGGCGCAAAGCTCCCTGCGCTATCGCCGGCAGATCCTGGCGATCAAGCACTACTTCGTGCGCTACGACGCCACCGTGCTGCTGCTGGACGACCTGACCACCGAGTCTCTCGACAAGACCGTACACAGCGTGGCCCACGGCGTGATTCGTCTCGAAGAACTGACCCCCAACTACGGCGCCGAGCGCCGCCGCGTGCGGATCGTGAAGTACCGTGGCCAGAAATACCGCGGCGGTTTTCACGACTTCACCATCATGGAAGACGGCGTACATGTGTTCCCGCGCCTGGTGGCAGCCGAGCACCGTGGCGGCTACAACCGCCAGACCCTCACCAGCGGCATCCGCGAGATGGACGCCCTGTTGGGCGGCGGGATCGAGACAGGTTCCAGCACCTTGATCCTGGGCCCGGCCGGTACCGGCAAATCGCTGATATCGATGATCTTTGCCGCGGCAGCCGTCTCCCGGGGCGAAAAAGCCGCGCTGTTCATTTTTGACGAAGAGCTGGGCCTGCTGTTCGAGCGCATGAAGAACATGGGCATCGACCTGGAGGCCCTGCAAGCCACCGGCAACCTGCTGATCGAACAGGTAGACGCCGCCGAGTTGTCCCCCGGCGAGTTCTCCCATCGGGTACGCCGCTGTGTGGACGAACGCGGGATCAAGACCGTGGTGATCGACAGCGTCAATGGCTATCAGGCCGCGATGCCGGAAGAGAACGCGTTGATCCTGCACATGCACGAACTGCTGCTGTACCTCAACCGCCGTGGCGCTGCGACCTTCATGACCGTCGCCCAGCACGGGCTGGTGGGCGACATGCAGGCGCCGGTGGACATTACCTATCTGGCCGACACCGTGATCCTGCTGCGTTACTTCGAAGCGCTGGGCAAGGTGCGGCGTGCGATTTCGATCATCAAGAAACGCACCGGCAGCCACGAATCGACCATTCGCGAATACCGCATCGGCAGTCGTGGCATGACCATCGGCGAACCGCTTGATGCGTTCCAGGGTGTATTGCGCGGCGTACCGACCTACATGGGCACCGACAACCCGCTGCTCAAGGATGAAAGTTCATGA
- a CDS encoding AMP-binding protein: MRDYSAATTQFNYQHTVDAALSGNLQALNACVECCDRHALPGRIALFWEGKDGRSATVTFTQLQDQAARFANFLLAQGVNRGDKVAGLLPRTAELLVVVLAAWRIGAVYQPLFTAFGPKAIEHRLNSSGAALVVTDAVNRPKLTEVADCPTIVTVAGPNGEGIVRGDFSFWAELPNYVNLCEPVLLGADDPFLLMFTSGTTGPSKALAVPLKAIVAFQSYTRDAVDLRPEDAFWNVADPGWAYGIYFGVTGPLSMGHPITFYDGPFTLESTCRVINKYGITNLTGSPTAYRLLIAGGEQFAKSIKGKLRIVSSAGEPLNPEVIRWFADNLGVTIHDHYGQTELGMVLCNHHGLEHPVHVGSAGFASPGHRIVVLDDNHQELPAGQPGILAIDREQSPMCWFAGYDGVKTKAFVGKYYLSGDTVELNPDGSISFVGRSDDVITTSGYRVGPFDVESALIEHPAVVEAAVVGKPCPERTEIVKAFVVLSEQYRAEPALAEELRQHVRKRLAAHSYPREIEFVSELPKTPSGKLQRFILRNQEIAKAQAATA, encoded by the coding sequence ATGCGTGATTACTCGGCTGCCACCACCCAGTTCAACTACCAACACACCGTCGACGCTGCCTTGTCGGGCAACCTGCAGGCCCTCAACGCCTGCGTCGAATGCTGCGACCGCCACGCATTACCTGGCCGCATCGCACTGTTCTGGGAGGGCAAGGACGGCCGCAGCGCCACCGTCACCTTCACCCAACTGCAAGACCAGGCCGCACGCTTCGCCAACTTCCTCCTGGCCCAGGGCGTCAATCGCGGCGACAAGGTGGCAGGCCTCCTGCCACGCACCGCCGAGCTGCTGGTGGTCGTCCTCGCCGCCTGGCGCATCGGCGCGGTCTATCAGCCGCTGTTCACCGCCTTCGGCCCCAAGGCCATCGAACACCGCCTGAACAGCTCCGGCGCCGCGCTGGTGGTGACCGATGCAGTAAACCGTCCCAAACTGACGGAAGTGGCCGACTGCCCGACCATCGTCACCGTCGCCGGCCCCAACGGCGAAGGCATCGTGCGCGGCGATTTCAGCTTCTGGGCCGAGTTGCCCAACTATGTCAACCTCTGCGAACCCGTATTGCTGGGCGCCGACGACCCGTTCCTGCTGATGTTCACCTCAGGCACCACCGGCCCGTCGAAAGCCCTGGCCGTGCCGCTCAAGGCAATCGTTGCGTTCCAGAGCTACACCCGCGACGCCGTCGACCTGCGCCCCGAAGACGCATTCTGGAACGTCGCCGACCCGGGCTGGGCCTACGGCATCTATTTCGGCGTGACCGGCCCCTTGTCCATGGGCCACCCGATCACCTTCTACGATGGCCCGTTCACCCTCGAAAGCACATGCCGTGTCATCAACAAATACGGGATTACCAACCTCACCGGTTCTCCCACGGCCTATCGCCTGCTGATCGCCGGGGGCGAGCAGTTCGCCAAGTCGATCAAGGGCAAGCTGCGTATTGTCAGCAGCGCCGGCGAGCCATTGAACCCGGAAGTGATCCGCTGGTTCGCCGATAACCTCGGCGTGACCATCCACGACCACTACGGCCAGACCGAGCTGGGCATGGTGCTGTGCAATCACCATGGCCTGGAGCATCCGGTGCACGTCGGCTCCGCAGGCTTTGCCTCGCCGGGCCATCGCATCGTGGTGCTGGACGACAACCATCAGGAGCTGCCCGCCGGCCAGCCAGGCATCCTGGCTATCGACCGCGAGCAATCGCCGATGTGCTGGTTTGCCGGTTATGACGGCGTCAAGACCAAGGCCTTCGTCGGCAAGTACTACCTCAGCGGCGATACGGTGGAGCTGAACCCCGATGGCAGCATCAGCTTTGTCGGGCGCAGCGACGATGTGATTACCACTTCCGGCTATCGCGTGGGGCCGTTCGACGTAGAGAGCGCCTTGATCGAGCATCCGGCCGTGGTGGAGGCCGCCGTAGTGGGCAAGCCATGTCCGGAACGCACCGAGATCGTCAAGGCGTTTGTGGTGCTCAGCGAGCAGTACCGCGCCGAGCCGGCCCTGGCCGAAGAGCTGCGCCAGCACGTGCGCAAGCGCCTGGCCGCTCACTCGTACCCGCGGGAAATCGAATTTGTCAGCGAGCTGCCCAAGACCCCGAGCGGCAAGCTGCAACGCTTCATTTTGCGTAATCAGGAAATTGCCAAGGCCCAGGCGGCCACGGCGTGA
- a CDS encoding response regulator has protein sequence MSGLPAIFERAIILAPLGRDSSLALMMLNEAGFNGIIASHLQMLCEELEHGAGLLVIAAEALRGIDLEPLLTHLHQQPAWSDLPIVLMTHHGGSEQNGSSHLSTLLGNVTFLERPFHPITLISLVTTALRGRRRQYEARDRLIDLSQSEQRLQSTLETLEQQVEERTAQLRNNEEALRQSQKMEAVGQLTGGIAHDFNNMLTGIIGSLELLRRRVARGRTEDLDSLIDLGVTSANRAAALTHRLLAFSRRQSLDSKPVQINQLVSSMGELLQRSLNESIALDIRLTEQLWTAEADPNQLESALLNLAINARDAMPNGGKLVVETTNRHLDSVFTAAYGTLTPGDYVELSVSDTGCGMPESVISRAFDPFFTTKPIGQGTGLGLSMIYGFARQSHGHVSIHSVVGQGTTVSLFLPRYVGEVIADEPLNPALLPFANAGETVLIVEDDPAVRVLVSAVLSELGYAFVEAGDADSAMPIIESSQRIDLLISDVGLPGMNGRQLAEIGRQVRPELKVLFITGYAEHAAVRGGFLDPGMQMITKPFTFDLLTAKVREMIKA, from the coding sequence ATGAGTGGCCTGCCGGCCATTTTCGAACGGGCGATCATTCTGGCGCCCCTGGGTCGCGACAGCTCCCTGGCGTTGATGATGCTCAATGAGGCTGGTTTCAACGGCATCATCGCCAGCCATTTGCAGATGCTCTGCGAGGAGCTGGAGCACGGTGCCGGCTTGCTGGTCATTGCTGCCGAAGCCCTGCGCGGTATCGACCTGGAACCCCTGCTCACGCACCTGCATCAACAACCGGCGTGGTCAGACCTGCCGATTGTGCTGATGACGCACCACGGCGGCAGCGAACAGAATGGCTCGTCGCACCTGAGCACCTTGCTGGGCAACGTGACGTTCCTGGAGCGCCCGTTCCACCCGATCACCCTGATCAGCCTCGTGACCACGGCGCTGCGCGGACGTCGTCGGCAATACGAGGCCCGCGACCGGCTGATCGACCTGAGCCAGAGCGAGCAGCGCCTGCAAAGCACCCTGGAAACCCTTGAGCAACAGGTGGAAGAACGTACGGCGCAGTTGCGCAATAACGAAGAAGCGTTGCGCCAGTCACAGAAAATGGAAGCCGTCGGCCAATTGACCGGCGGCATCGCCCATGACTTCAACAACATGCTGACCGGCATCATCGGCAGCCTGGAACTGCTGCGCAGGCGCGTGGCTCGAGGCCGCACCGAAGACCTCGACAGCCTGATCGACCTGGGTGTCACTTCAGCCAACCGCGCGGCCGCCCTGACCCACCGCTTGCTGGCGTTTTCCCGTCGCCAGTCGCTGGATTCAAAACCGGTACAGATCAATCAATTGGTGAGTTCGATGGGTGAGCTGCTGCAACGCAGCCTGAATGAAAGCATTGCCCTGGATATCCGCCTGACCGAGCAACTCTGGACCGCCGAAGCCGACCCCAACCAGCTGGAAAGCGCCCTGCTCAACCTCGCCATCAATGCCCGGGATGCGATGCCCAACGGCGGCAAACTGGTGGTGGAAACCACCAACCGCCACTTGGACAGTGTGTTTACCGCAGCCTACGGCACCCTCACCCCTGGCGACTATGTGGAACTGAGCGTCAGCGACACCGGCTGCGGCATGCCCGAGAGCGTGATCAGCCGTGCATTTGACCCGTTCTTCACCACCAAACCCATCGGCCAGGGCACCGGGCTGGGGTTGTCGATGATCTACGGGTTTGCGCGCCAATCCCACGGGCATGTGTCGATCCACAGTGTGGTGGGCCAAGGCACCACCGTCAGCCTGTTCCTGCCGAGGTATGTCGGCGAGGTCATTGCAGATGAACCGCTCAACCCGGCATTGCTGCCGTTCGCCAACGCCGGCGAGACCGTGCTGATCGTCGAGGACGACCCGGCCGTGCGGGTGCTGGTCAGCGCCGTGCTGAGTGAACTGGGCTATGCCTTCGTCGAAGCCGGTGATGCCGACAGTGCCATGCCGATCATCGAGTCCAGCCAGCGCATTGACCTGCTGATCAGCGACGTTGGCCTGCCCGGCATGAACGGCCGGCAACTGGCGGAGATCGGCCGGCAGGTGCGGCCCGAGTTGAAGGTGTTGTTTATTACCGGCTATGCAGAGCATGCGGCTGTACGGGGCGGTTTTCTGGACCCGGGCATGCAGATGATCACCAAGCCGTTCACCTTTGATCTGTTGACGGCAAAGGTGAGGGAGATGATCAAGGCTTGA
- a CDS encoding acyl-CoA dehydrogenase yields the protein MLPNDEQLQISEAARQFAQERLKPFAAEWDREHRFPKEAIGEMAELGFFGMLVPEQWGGCDTGYLAYAMALEEIAAGDGACSTIMSVHNSVGCVPILKFGNDQQREQFLKPLASGAMLGAFALTEPQAGSDASGLKTRARLEGDHYVLNGCKQFITSGQNAGIVIVFAVTDPAAGKRGISAFIVPTDSPGYSVARVEDKLGQHASDTCQILFEDVKVPVANRLGEEGEGYRIALANLEGGRVGIASQAVGMARAAFEAARDYARERESFGKPIIEHQAVAFRLADMATQIAVARQMVHYAAALRDSGKPALVEASMAKLFASEMAEKVCSAALQTLGGYGYLSDFPLERIYRDVRVCQIYEGTSDIQRMVISRNL from the coding sequence ATGCTGCCGAATGACGAACAACTGCAAATCAGCGAAGCCGCCCGGCAATTTGCCCAGGAACGCCTTAAACCGTTCGCTGCCGAGTGGGACCGCGAGCATCGCTTTCCCAAGGAAGCCATTGGTGAAATGGCCGAGCTGGGCTTTTTCGGCATGCTGGTCCCGGAGCAATGGGGCGGCTGTGATACCGGCTACCTGGCCTACGCCATGGCCCTGGAAGAGATCGCTGCCGGTGACGGCGCCTGCTCGACCATCATGAGCGTGCACAACTCCGTGGGCTGCGTGCCGATCCTCAAGTTCGGCAATGATCAACAGCGCGAGCAGTTCCTCAAGCCCCTGGCCAGTGGTGCGATGCTCGGTGCGTTTGCCTTGACCGAGCCCCAGGCCGGTTCCGACGCCAGCGGCCTGAAAACCCGTGCCCGGCTGGAGGGCGATCACTACGTCTTGAATGGCTGCAAGCAGTTCATCACCTCCGGGCAAAACGCCGGGATCGTGATTGTGTTTGCAGTCACCGATCCGGCTGCCGGCAAACGCGGCATCAGCGCCTTTATCGTGCCCACCGACTCGCCGGGCTACAGCGTCGCGCGGGTCGAGGACAAGCTCGGCCAGCATGCTTCCGACACCTGCCAGATCCTGTTTGAGGATGTGAAGGTGCCGGTGGCCAATCGTTTGGGCGAGGAGGGCGAAGGCTACCGGATCGCCCTGGCCAACCTCGAAGGCGGGCGTGTCGGCATTGCTTCGCAAGCGGTGGGCATGGCGCGGGCGGCATTTGAAGCGGCCCGGGACTACGCCCGCGAGCGGGAAAGCTTTGGCAAGCCGATCATCGAGCACCAGGCCGTGGCCTTCCGCCTGGCGGACATGGCGACGCAAATCGCCGTGGCGCGGCAGATGGTGCATTACGCCGCCGCCCTGCGTGACAGCGGCAAGCCGGCGCTGGTGGAAGCGTCCATGGCCAAGCTGTTTGCTTCGGAAATGGCCGAAAAGGTCTGCTCGGCAGCCTTGCAAACCCTCGGCGGTTACGGTTACCTGAGCGACTTTCCCCTGGAGCGGATCTACCGCGATGTGCGGGTCTGCCAGATTTACGAAGGCACCAGCGATATTCAACGCATGGTCATTTCACGCAATCTCTGA
- a CDS encoding SDR family NAD(P)-dependent oxidoreductase — MQIENKVFLVSGGASGLGAATAEMLVAAGAKVMLVDLNADAVAAQAQKLGAQARSAVADISQEAAAEAAVQATVAAFGGLHGLVNCAGVVRGEKILGKNGPHVLANFAQVINVNLIGSFNLLRLAAAAIAETEANADGERGVIINTASVAAFDGQIGQAAYAASKGAIASLTLPAARELARYGIRVMTIAPGIFETPMMAGMTPQVRESLAAGVPFPPRLGKPGEYAALVRHIIENSMLNGEVIRLDGALRMAAK, encoded by the coding sequence ATGCAGATTGAGAACAAGGTTTTTCTGGTCAGCGGTGGCGCTTCAGGCCTCGGCGCGGCAACCGCCGAGATGCTCGTGGCGGCCGGTGCCAAGGTGATGCTGGTGGACCTGAACGCCGACGCAGTGGCCGCCCAGGCGCAAAAGCTCGGCGCGCAGGCCCGCAGCGCGGTCGCCGATATCAGCCAGGAAGCCGCTGCCGAAGCGGCGGTACAGGCCACCGTCGCCGCCTTTGGCGGTTTGCATGGGTTGGTCAACTGTGCCGGTGTGGTGCGGGGCGAGAAAATCCTCGGCAAAAATGGCCCGCACGTGCTGGCCAACTTCGCCCAGGTGATCAACGTCAACCTGATCGGCAGTTTCAACCTGCTGCGCCTGGCTGCAGCGGCTATCGCTGAAACCGAGGCGAATGCCGATGGCGAGCGCGGTGTGATCATCAATACCGCTTCAGTGGCAGCGTTTGACGGCCAGATCGGCCAGGCGGCCTATGCCGCTTCCAAGGGCGCGATTGCCAGCCTGACCCTGCCGGCGGCCCGCGAACTGGCGCGCTACGGGATTCGGGTGATGACCATCGCCCCCGGTATTTTCGAAACTCCGATGATGGCAGGCATGACGCCGCAAGTGCGCGAATCCCTCGCCGCCGGCGTGCCATTCCCGCCGCGCCTGGGCAAACCGGGCGAGTACGCCGCGCTGGTGCGGCATATCATTGAAAACAGCATGCTCAACGGCGAGGTGATCCGTCTCGACGGGGCCTTGCGCATGGCAGCCAAATAA